A genome region from Mycobacterium florentinum includes the following:
- a CDS encoding TetR/AcrR family transcriptional regulator, protein MPKKSTAASNRGTAADADSKSARTRARILDAAAHVLSAKGFAGTRLSDVADYAEIQAPAIYYYFGSREELIEEVMYCGVAELRRHVQDALNELPPETSALDRIMTAVEAHLRHELEISDYATASIRNSGQIPQHLRARQLKEEASYGRIWRRLFDNAQADGQIRADLDLRYAQLLALGALNWAAEWRDPQRDSVDGIVATAQSLVSHGLSPQGQSRARGTRKARTTTGRR, encoded by the coding sequence GTGCCTAAAAAATCTACGGCGGCTTCTAATCGCGGAACAGCCGCTGACGCTGATTCTAAATCCGCCCGCACGCGTGCCCGCATCCTCGATGCGGCGGCGCACGTCCTGAGTGCGAAGGGGTTTGCCGGCACAAGGCTCTCAGATGTTGCCGACTATGCCGAGATACAAGCGCCGGCGATCTACTACTATTTCGGTTCTCGCGAGGAACTCATCGAAGAGGTGATGTACTGCGGCGTTGCCGAACTGCGCCGACATGTGCAGGACGCCCTCAACGAGTTGCCGCCGGAAACCTCGGCGCTGGATCGGATCATGACCGCAGTCGAGGCCCATCTGCGTCATGAGCTCGAGATTTCGGACTACGCCACAGCCTCGATCCGCAACTCCGGGCAGATCCCCCAGCATCTGCGCGCTCGACAGCTCAAGGAAGAAGCGAGCTACGGACGGATATGGCGCCGTTTATTTGACAATGCCCAAGCCGATGGGCAGATCCGCGCCGACCTCGACCTCCGCTACGCGCAACTACTGGCCCTCGGGGCACTCAACTGGGCGGCCGAATGGCGTGACCCTCAACGCGACTCCGTCGACGGCATCGTTGCCACCGCCCAATCGTTGGTGAGTCACGGGCTGAGCCCGCAGGGGCAATCGCGGGCCCGCGGCACCAGGAAGGCGCGCACGACAACCGGCAGGCGCTGA
- a CDS encoding MaoC family dehydratase, with protein MNGGRAGYPGQYQGGPYFDDLSIGQEFDSAPAMTLSSGLAGAHQAILGDRLRLALDAELCLRVTGAPGPLAHPALVCDVAIGQSTLATQRVKANLFYRGLTFHRFPIIGDTVYTRTEVVGLRANSAKPGRAPTGMAALRMTTIDQADRLVLDFYRCAMLPASPDWRPDDDPGDDLSAVGSDAPTSVLDSTAQWQGEDFRNRVHGPHFHPGMAGTVLKSTGDVVSNAPELARLTLNIAAAHHDSRVGGRRLVYGGHTIGLAFAQATRLLPNLATILGWESCDHTGPVYEGDTLYSELHIDAVEPIDNGGVLKLRSLVYAVCESAAEPDRQVLDWRFSALHF; from the coding sequence ATCAATGGCGGTCGCGCGGGGTATCCGGGACAATATCAGGGCGGCCCGTATTTCGACGACCTGTCGATAGGTCAGGAGTTCGACTCGGCGCCTGCGATGACGCTGTCGTCCGGCTTGGCCGGCGCTCACCAGGCGATTCTGGGGGATCGGTTGCGGCTGGCTCTCGACGCTGAACTCTGCTTGAGAGTAACTGGCGCTCCTGGCCCGCTGGCGCATCCGGCGTTGGTCTGTGATGTGGCGATCGGGCAGTCGACGTTGGCGACTCAGCGTGTCAAAGCCAATCTGTTCTACCGCGGGCTCACCTTTCATCGATTTCCGATCATCGGCGACACCGTCTACACGCGAACCGAAGTCGTTGGGCTGCGTGCTAACTCGGCGAAACCTGGGCGCGCACCGACCGGAATGGCGGCGCTTCGGATGACCACGATCGACCAGGCCGACCGGTTGGTGCTCGACTTCTACCGCTGCGCCATGTTGCCCGCAAGTCCCGATTGGCGCCCCGACGATGATCCCGGCGATGACCTGTCCGCCGTCGGATCCGACGCACCGACGTCCGTGTTGGATTCGACCGCGCAATGGCAGGGGGAGGACTTCCGGAACCGGGTGCACGGTCCGCATTTCCACCCGGGTATGGCCGGGACGGTGCTGAAAAGCACCGGCGACGTCGTCAGCAACGCGCCTGAGCTTGCCAGACTAACGTTGAACATTGCTGCGGCACATCATGATTCTCGGGTGGGCGGCCGTCGCCTGGTATACGGGGGCCATACCATCGGGTTGGCGTTCGCTCAGGCCACGAGGCTACTGCCCAATCTTGCGACGATCCTGGGTTGGGAATCGTGTGATCACACCGGTCCCGTCTATGAGGGCGACACGTTGTATAGCGAACTGCACATCGACGCCGTGGAACCGATCGACAACGGGGGCGTGCTCAAACTGCGGTCGCTGGTGTACGCGGTGTGCGAATCCGCAGCTGAACCTGACCGCCAGGTGCTGGACTGGCGGTTCAGTGCCCTGCACTTTTAG